TACTTCGACGTGCGCACCTGGGCCGACTACGGCGCCCTCACCCGGCAGAGGCTCGACGACATGGCCGACTCGCCGGACGCCGCCACCCGCGGCAAGCGCGACCCCCGCGACTTCGCCCTCTGGAAGGGCTCGAAGCCCGAGGAGCCCGCCTCCGCATCCTGGAACTCCCCGTGGGGGCCGGGGCGCCCCGGGTGGCACATCGAGTGCTCGGCGATGTCGAAGCGCTACTTGGGCGCCGCGTTCGACATTCACGGCGGGGGCCTCGACCTGCGCTTCCCGCACCACGAGAACGAGCTGGCCCAGTCGACCGCCGCGGGGGACGCCTTCGCGAGCTACTGGGTGCACAACGGCATCGTCATGGTCGAGGGGCAGAAGATGTCCAAGTCGCTCGGCAACTCGATCTACGCCGCCGAGTTCCTGGCCCTCGCCCCGCCGCTCGTCGTCCGCTACTACCTCGCGAGCGCCCACTACCGTTCGGTGATCGACTACCATGCCGGCGCCCTCGAGGAGGCGGAGGCGGCCCTCGATCGCATCGCCGGCTTCCTCGACCGCTCCGGCCGAGCCCTGGAGGCCGCGCGCGTGCCCGGCCCCGGCGACGGGCGGGTTCCCGACGCCTTCGCCGCGGCGCTCGACGACGACCTGGGCGTGCCCGAGGCGCTCGGCGTGCTGCACGAGACCGTCCGCTCCGGCAACACGGCGCTCGATGCGGGAGATCTCGGCACCGTCGCCGTGCTGCGCGAGCAGGTACGCGCGATGACCGGCGTGCTGGGGGTGGACCCGAGTGCTCCCGAGTGGGAGAACGCGTCGTCGGGCGCCGCCGAGTCCGCCCTCGCGGCGCTCGTCGAGAAGCTGCTCGCCGACCGCGCCACCGCCCGTGCGAGCAAGGACTTCGCATCCGCCGACCGCATCCGCGACGAGCTCGCCACCGCGGGCATCGCGATCGACGACACACCCGCAGGCGCCCGCTGGAGCCTCGCATGACGAATCAAGGGAGCCGCTGATGGCCAAGCCGGGACGCCCGGGGGCGCGCAAGACCAAGAAGGGTGCCACCGCCGGAACGGGCGGGCACGGCCGCAAGGCCCTCGAAGGCAAGGGGCCGACGCCCAAGGCCGAGGACCGCAGCTGGCACGTCGCCGGCAAGCGCAAGGCCGCGAACGAACGCCTCGAGGCGGCGCGCGCGCGGCACGGCGGCGGCACGGCGGCACCCGCGAAGCGTCCGCCGCGTGCCAAGAAGGCCGACGAGGGCGAGCTCGTCACGGGCCGCAACTCGGTCGTCGAAGCGCTGCGGGCACGCATCCCCGCGACGACCCTCTACGTGGCCGCACGCGTCGAGATGGACGACCGCGTCAAGGAGGCCCTGTCGATCGCGACCAAGCGCGGCATCCCCGTGCTCGAGGTGATGCGCCCCGAGCTCGATCGGATGAGCGGCCACGACGCCGTGCACCAGGGCCTCGCGCTCAAGGTGCCGCCGTACGAGTACGCGCATCCGCTCGACCTCATCGAGGCCGCGCACCGCACCGGTCGCCCGCCGCTCATCGTCGCCCTCGACGGCGTGACCGACCCGCGCAACCTGGGGGCGATCATCCGCTCGGCCGGTGCCTTCGGCGCCCACGGCGTGATCGTGCCGCAGCGCCGATCGGTCGGGATGACCGCGTCGGCCTGGAAGACCTCGGCCGGGGCCGCGGTCCGCGTGCCGGTCGCCATGGCGGCCAACCTCACCCAGACCCTCGCCGCCCTCAAGAAGGAGGGGCTCTTCGTGCTGGGGCTCGACGGGGACGGCGACGTCTCGCTCCCCGGGATCTCCTTCGCCGACCGTCCCATCGTGATCGTCGTCGGCAGTGAGGGCAAGGGACTCTCGCGGCTCGTCACCGAGACCTGCGACGCGGTCGTCTCCATCCCGATCAGCGCCGACACCGAGTCGCTCAACGCGGGTATCGCCGTGTCGGTGGCGCTCTACGAGGTCGCGAAGCTGCGCGCGCAGCACTAGCCACCTCGGTGGCGCGGTTTCGGCCGGATGGCGCGGTTTCGCGGGTGCCATCCGGCCGAAACCGCACCACGCGCGAGGGGATGACGCCTCCGGCTCAGTCGCGGAGGGCGAAGCGGGCGTGCAGGCGCTTGAGCGGCGCCGGCGCCCACCACATGATGCGGCGCTGCCAGGTCATGAAGGCCGGCACGAGCAGGCAGCGCACGATCGTCGCGTCGAGGAACACGGCGACCGCGAGGGCGGTGCCGAGCTGCTTGATGACCATGAGGTCGCCCGTCGCGAAGCCGGCGAACACCACGATGATGATGAGCGCGGCCGAGGTGATGATCCGGCCGGAGCGCTGCAGTCCGCGCGCGATCGCCTCCGCATCCGGCACGCCGCGCTCCACCTGCTCGGTGATGCGCGACAGGATGAACATCTCGTAGTCCATCGCGAGCCCGAAACCGAACACGAGGGTCAGCAGCACGACGAGCACGTCGACGCCCAGCACGTCGTCCGGGTCGAAGCGCATGAACCCCGCGAAGTTGCCGTCCTGGAAACCCCACACGAGCACGCCCAGCGAGGCCCCCAGCGACAACGCGCTCGCCAGCAGCGCCTTGATGGGCACGACGAGCGAACCGGTCATGAGGAACAGCAGCACGATCGTGCCGAGCGCGATCACGAGCGCCGCCCACGGGGCGCCCGCCGCGAGGGTCGCGGCGAAGTCGACCGTGCGGGCGTCGGCGCCCGTCACCCAGTGCGGGAAGCCGGGTCGGTCGGCGCGGATCGCCGCCACCACGTCCGCACCGGTGCGATGCGCGACCCGCACGGCCGCCTGCCACGCCTCACCGGCCTGCTCGGGCGCGGCCACCGATACGACGTGCGGGAGCCGCGCCACCTGCTCGGCCCAGCTCTCGGCATCCGCCTCGGTCTCGGTCACCAGCACGACGCGCTGATCGGCCGCCGCGGGGAAATGCGCTCGCAGCGCCGACTGGAAGCCGTACTGCTGCGAGGTGGCGGGCAGCGAGTCGACGCTCGTGTTGGCGAGCCGCAGCTGCAGCACGGGTGCCGCGAGCAGCACGAGCGCGGCGGCGCAGGCGAGCGTGACGAGCGCCGGGTGACGCTGGACCCGCCGGGTGAGCCGCGAGAACAGCCCCTCCTCCGGCGCCACGTCGCCGAAGCGGCGCAGCAGCGCACCCACCCCCGGGATGCGCGTGAGCAGCCCCGGGCGCAGCAGCGGGGCGCCGAGCACCGCGAGCAGTGCGGGCAGCAGGGTGAGTGCCGAGAGGATCGAGATCACCGTCACGGAGAGCGCGCCGAGTCCGATCGCCTGCACGATCGGCAGGGGGAACAGCAGCAGTCCGAGCGAGGCGATCGCGAACACGGTGCCCGAGTAGAGCACGGTGCGGCCCGCGGTGTCGGCGGCTCGCACGATGGCGGACAGCCGGTCGGCGGGCACGTGGGCGTGCGCCTCCTCGCGGAAGCGGCTCACGATGAGCAGGCCGTAGTCGATGGAGAGGCCCAGCCCCACGGCGGTCACCACGTTGACGACGGTCGTGTTGATGTCCATCAGGTAGGTGAAGCCGAAGAGCGCCCCGAGCCCGCCCGTGATGGAGACGATCGCGCCGACCAGCGGGAGCCCGGCGGCGAGGAAGCCGCCGAACACCACGAGCATCACGAGCAGCGCGATCGGCAGAGCGACCGTCTCGCCGCGCTGCAGGTCGTTCTCCGACAGGCTCACGATCGAGTCGACCAGCAGCGCCGTGCTTCCGACCTCGGCGACCGCCCCCGGGAACCGGTCCCGGATGCGCTCCGCGGCATCCGTCAGGCGCGCGTCGACCTCGTCGACGGTCGTGTCGTCGACCGAGCCGTCCACCGCCGCGACCGTCGCCGGCAGCAGGAAGCCGTCGCCGTCATCCGCGAACAGGCGCGCGGCCTGCGGCGGCGGGGTGCCGTCGGGCAGTCGGGGGAGGGCGAGCGGGTCCACCACGGTCACCTCGGGCAGCTCGGCCAGCTCCGCGGCGAGTGCCGCGGTGAGCCCGGTGAGCTCCGGATCGGCGGTGTCGACGCCGTGCACGAGCAGCGTCGAGGACTGGTCGTCGCCGCCCGAGAGCAGCTCATCCGCGTGGGTCGACTCGCCCTCCGCCCAGGTCCAGCCCGAGTCGAGGCGCGAGAACAGGCCCTGCCCGCCGACCCCGGCGAGAGCGACCGTCACGATGCCGCCGATGATGGCCGCCCAGACGGCGATCGTGATCGCCGGGTGCCGGGCCGCGGCGCGCGCGAGACGCCCGGGGCGGCCGATGCGCCGACCCCCGGTCAGACCTTCGAGCGCCAATCCTCTTCGCTCTCGTCGATCACGGCGGTGGGGAGGGTGATGGCCGCCGTCGCGGGACCCACGACGGTCACCTCGTCGCGACGGTGGCGCAGCACCGTGTCGACGTAGGAGGTGAGAGCCTCCGCGAGCGGAACGTTCCGTCCCTCGTTCTGCGAGAGGTACCAGCGATGGTCGAGCAGCTGGTGGAACACCTCGGCCGGCTCGAGCTTGCCGCGGAGCTCCTTGGGGATCGCCCGCACCACGGGCTCGAACACCTTCACGAGCCACTCGTGGGCCACGACCTCCTCGTCGTCGTCCGCGCGCTTGCGCATGGCGCGGTACGAGTCCAGGTCGTTGAGCAGGCGGCGCGCCTGGTTCTCTCCGGCGTCGAGCCCGGTGAGCCGCAGCAGGCGGCGCGAGTGATGCCCGGCGTCGACCACCTTCGGCTGGATGTGCACGCGCGTGCCGCCGTCGTCCTTCCGGATCGAGAGCTCCTCGATGTCGAAGCCCAGCTGGTTGAGGCGCTCGACGCGCTCCCGGATGCGCCAGCGCTCCGCCTCCGGGAAGGTCTCGGACGCGGTGAGCTCCGTCCACAGCGAGCGGTACGCCTTCACGATGCCGTCCGCGACCGCGACCGGGTCGACCGCCTCGTCGAGCCGCCCACCCGACTGCAGGTCGAGCAGCTCGCCGGCGATGTTCACGCGGGCGATCTCCAGGTCGTTCTCGCGCTGGCCGTTCGAGAGCCCGCCGTCGTACAGCTTGCCGGTCTCGGCATCCACGAGGTACGCGGCGAAGGCGCCCGCATCCCGGCGGAACAGCGTGTTCGAGAGCGACACGTCGCCCCAGAAGAAGCCGATGATGTGCAGCCGCGCGAGCAGCACCGCGAGCGCGTCGACGAGGCGGGTCGCGGTGTCGGGACGCAGCGCCTGCGAGTAGAGGGCCCGGTAGGGCAGGGAGAACTTGAGGTGCCGCGTGACGAGCGCGGGGGAGAGCTCCTCGCCGTCCGGGGCGACGCGGCCGGTGACCACGGCGACCGGTTCCACGCACGGCACATCCAGCCGCTGCAGCGTGCGCAGCAGCTCGTACTCGCGGCGGGCGAGCTCGGCGGAGGTCTCCTTGATGGCCACCACGAAGCCCTCGAGGTGCACGAAGCGCACCAGGTGGCGCGAGATGCCCTTCGGCAGCGCGGCGATCGTCTCGTCGGGCCACAGCTCGAGCGGCAGCTCCCACGGCAGATCGAGCAGTGCCGGGTCGGGCACGGCCGAGGTGATGGAGAGGGTCGAGCTCACGACATGAGCCTATTCATACGACGAGGCCGCGACATCCGAAGACGTCGCGGCCTCGCCGAACAGGATGGATCAGACGGTCGCGCCCGCGGCGATCGCCGCCGCGTTGATGCGCTCGCCCGACTCCACGTCGAAGACGTGCACGTGACGGGCGACCGGGGTCACGACGACCTTCTCGCCGGCCTCCGGGTGGTTGCGGCCGTCGACGCGGGCGATGATGTCCACGCGGTGACCGTCGACCTCGGTGTGGCCGTACAGGTAGCCGTCGGCGCCGAGCTCCTCGACGACGTCCACCTCGACGGTCAGGCCCTCGCCCGACTTGGAGATGGCGACATCCTCGGGACGCACACCCACGATGACCTTGCCGCTCGTGACGCCCGCGAGCACCTCGCGCTCGATCGGGGTGACGGCGCTGCCGAAGCGCACGCCGCCCTCCGCCACATCCGCCTGGAACAGGTTCATGGCGGGGCTCCCGATGAAGCCGGCCACGAACACGTTGTTCGGCTTCTCGTACAGGTCGCGCGGCGAGCCGACCTGCTGCAGGACGCCGTCCTTGAGCACCGCGATGCGGTCGCCCATGGTGAGGGCCTCGGTCTGGTCGTGGGTCACGTAGACGGTGGTGACGCCGAGGCGGCGCTGCAGCGACGCGATCTGCGTGCGGGTCTGCACGCGCAGCTTCGCGTCGAGGTTCGACAGCGGCTCGTCCATGAGGAACACCTGGGGCTGACGCACGATGGCGCGGCCCATGGCGACGCGCTGACGCTGACCACCCGAGAGGGCCTTCGGCTTGCGGCCGAGGTAGGGCTCGAGATCGAGCAGCTTGGCGGCCTCGAGCACGCGCGCGGCGCGCTCCTCCTTCGAGACGCCCGCGATCTTGAGCGCGAAGCCCATGTTCTCGGCGACCGTCATGTGCGGGTAGAGGGCGTAGTTCTGGAAGACCATCGCGATGTCGCGGTCCTTCGGCGGCACGTCGGTGACGTCGCGGTCACCGATCAAGATGCGGCCGTCGTTGACCTCCTCGAGGCCCGCGAGCATGCGGAGGGTCGTGGACTTGCCACAACCGGACGGGCCGACCAGCACGAGGAACTCGCCGTCGGCGACCTCGAGGTCGATCGCGTCGACCGCGGGGCGGGTCGATCCGGGATAGATGCGAGTGGCCTTGTCGAAAGTGACGGATGCCATGGGTAATCGTTCTCCTTCACCGGCAGGTACGTGCCGGACGATCCGTAGTGAATGGAATGACCGTCGGCGTCCGTGCCCACGGTCTCGCTCATTATGACATGGTGTGACACGGGTGGCCGACCGTCCGGATCGCGCTCAGGAGGCGTCCGGAGGGTTCCCAGATTGGCTTCCTACCATCGAACGGCGGTGCTCGGCGGTTTGCCGATGCTCGCGCGCGCGTCGTAGTCTCTCTGCGCGCTCCCCAAACCCGAGAACGAGGATCGATGACCTACGGCGAGTCCGATCGCCCGGAGCCCGGCGGCAGTGAAGCCCGGGTGGCCGCGAAGGAGCGCGCCCGGGAACTGCGCACCCAGCACAAGAAGCAGGAGCGCCGCCGCCGCCTCACCCTCCAGCTGAGCATCCTGGGCGGCTCGCTCGTCGTGCTCGCCGTCGTCGCGGTCACCCTCATCACCCTCAACCAGGCCCCCGATCGCGGCCCGCTCAACATGGCCAGCGACGGCATCAAGATCGGCGCGGACTACAAGGCCGTGCGCACCATCGGGCTGAAGCCGGAGGCCACCCCCGTCGCGTCGCTCACGACCACGGGCGACGTCATCGACATCCAGCTGTACGTCGACTACCTCTGCGCGAACTGCGGCACCTTCGAGAAGAACAACGTCGAGCAGCTGCGCAGCTGGATCGAGTCGGGCGCGGCGACCGTCGAGATCCACCCGATCGCACTGCTCACCACCAAGTCGGCCGGAACCCAGTACTCGCTGCGCGCCGCCAACGCGGCCGCCTGCGTCGCCGAGTACTCGCCCGACAGCTTCTTCGACTTCCACGACGCGCTCTTCGCCGACCAGCCCGAGGTGGGCAGCGAAGGCCTGACCGACAAGCAGCTCATCGAACGGGCCACCCGCGCAGGCGTCGGGAACATCGCCAAGGTGTCCACCTGCATCGAGAAGCGCCGCTTCAGCTCCTGGGTGCAGGCCGCGACCGTGCGGGCCCTCAACGGTCCGATCGCGAACGCGGACATCCCCGCCATCACGACCGCGCCGACCGTGATCGTCGCGGGCAAGCAGCTCGTGAGCACCAAGACCTTCGACCCGCAGGAGCTCGCGCAGGCCGTCATCGAGGCCTCCGGTGAGCAGTTCGCCGACGAGCCGACACCCGCGGCGACGCCGGCACCCGCCCCGTAGGGACGCTCGATAGCATGGGGTGAACGACGGCCGAGACGGCCGTCGGCGCTGGCGTCGCGGCGAAGGCCGGAACTGGCCTCCGCTTTCCGCTCCAGCGCGCACGCCTCCTTAGCTCAGTCGGCCAGAGCATCGCTCTTGTAAAGCGAGGGTCGTCGGTTCGAATCCGACAGGAGGCTCGAGGTGCGGGCTACAGGCTCGTGAGGTGGCGCTTCGCGTCGGCGGTCGAACGACGGCCGCTCTTGCGCGACGGCTTCGCCCCCACGTAGAGCCAGCCGAGCAGCCGCTCGTCGGGGTCGAGCTCGTGCATCCGGTGGACCGCACCGGATCGCGTGTAGTGCCCCGTGCGCCACATGACGCCCCAGCCGGCGTCGTCGAGCAGCAGGCTGAGCGCGTGGGCGACGCCCGACGCCACGGCCTCCTGCTCCCAGTCGGGCACCTTCGCGCTCCGCTTCGGCGACACCACGACCGCGAGCAGCAGGGGCGCCCGCAGCGGCTTCTGGGCGAGCTTGTCGGCGTCGTGCCCGGTCGCACCGGATGCCTCGGCGATCGCACGACCGAGCCGCTCGCGCGCCTCACCGCGCAGCGCGATCACCCGCCACGGGCGCAGCGCCGCGTGGTCGGCGATCGTTCCGGCCACCTCGACCGCCCGGCGGAGTTCCTTGTCGCTGGGGGCGGCGTCCCCCACCGAGGAGTGGGACCGCCGCCGCAGCATCGCCTCGGCGACGGATCCCCTGGTGCGCATGCTCAGCTCTCGGCGGGGGCGTCCGCGTCGGCCGCCTGGAAGCCCAGCGAGAGCGAGTTCATGCAGTAGCGCAGGCCCGTCGGGGTGCCGAAGCCGTCGTCGAAGACGTGGCCCAGGTGTCCGCCGCAGTTCGCGCAGCGCACCTCGGTGCGCACCATCCCGAGCGAGCGGTCCTCGATCAGCTCGACCGCGTCCGGGTTGACCGAGTCGTAGAAGCTCGGCCATCCGCAGCCCGAGTCGAACTTGGTGCCGCTCTTGAACAGCTCGGCGCCGCACGCCGCACAGGTGTAGAGCCCCGCGCGGTGCTCGTCGAGGAGCTCACCGGTCCACGCGCGCTCGGTGCCCGCCTTGCGGAGCACCCGGTAGCGGTCGTCGCCCAGCTCCTCGCGCCACTGCTCGTCCGTCTTGGTGACCTTGTAGCCCATCGCGTTCCCTTCCTCGCACATCCTAGGTACCTCCTCGAGGCACCCGCTGAGTACAACGTCGCCCGACGACGCAGAGTTCCCGCATGATGTCTCCCATGACGGAGTCGACGCGCGCGTGGTACCTGCGCGCCGCCCGCGAACTCGCCGGGACCTCCCCGCGCCAGGTGGAGTGGTGCCGCGCCGTCGCCGACGACGCGTGCCTCCTCGCCCGGCTCGACAGCCTGCCGCGACCCGCCCGGCAGCCGTCGCTGCTGTTCGCGGTCGCCGCATGGCTCGGCGCCCCGGATGCGGGGGCCGCGGAATGGACCGCGTGGGTCCTGTCGCGGTTCGACGAGGTGGCCGCCGAACTGCCGCGGCGCCGCGTGCAGACCAACGAGCCCGCCCGCAGCATCCCTGTGCGGGTCGCGCTCGGCCGCATCCCCGGGCCGATCGCCCTCATCGAGCTCGGCGCCTCGGCGGGGCTCTGCCTGCTCGTCGACGACTACCGATACCGCTTCCGCGCCCCGGACGGCGTCCACGAGCAGGGCACAGGCGGCCCCGTCCTCGAGGCGACCGTCGACGCGCGGGAACTCGTCCCCGCCGCGCTCCCCGACATCGCGTGGCGCGCCGGCATCGACCTGGCGCCGCTCGACGTGCGGGATCCGGGCCACCGCCGATGGCTCGCGGCATCCCTCCCGCCGGACCACCCGGGACGACGGGAACGGCTCGCCGCGGCGCTCGCGACCGCCGCCGCCCATCCGCCCCGCGTCGTGGCCGGCGACGCCCTCACCGCGCTCCCCGCACTCGCCGCCGAGGCGCCCGCGGAGGCCACCCTCGTGGTCGCGAGCCTCGGCACCGCCGTGTACCTGCCGCCCGCCGACCGCGAGCGGCTGCTGCCGCTCTGCACGGAGCTGGGCGCTCGGGCGATCACCTTCGAGGCCCGTGCCGCGATCCCGGCGGTCCGGGACCGCTGGGCGGCGCTCGCGGCGGACGGTCGGGTCGACCCCGCCGCCGGGTTCGTGCTCGCCCTCGACGGAGAGCCCATCGCCGAAGGCGCCCCGCATGGCGATCGCCTGCTCGCGGTGCGCACCGCGGTTCTGCCGGGTGCCGAGGAGTCGCGCGCCTACGATGGCGGGAGCCCCGGGGTCGACCCGGGGTCCCGAGGCGGAGGAGGATGAGCGTGAGCACGGAGCTCGGAGCCCTCGAGCAACGGGTGCTGGACTTCGAACGCGACTGGAGCGGACGCGTCGGCGCGAAGGCCTCCGCCATCCGCGCGGAGTTCGACGTGGCCCCGGCCCGGTACTATCAGATGCTGTCGGTGATTCTGGATTCGCCGACCGCGCTGCGCCACGACCCCCTCCTGGTGCGTCGACTGCAGCGTGTGCGCGATGCACGGGCCACCGCCCGCGCATCCCGCGCCCTCCGCATCGACACCCAGGATCCGATCGAGTAGATGGCCAGCTTCCCCCGCGACCAGTTCGACGACGTCCCCCGAGACATCGACCGCGTCGGCGCCCACCGCGCCCCCCGCAAGCGCGGGCGCGGCTGGATCCGCTTCGGCTGGGCGGCGCTCGCGACCGTCGCGCTCGTCGTGGCGGGGCTTTTCGCGCTCTCGCTGTACGACCCGCGGTTCGAGATCCCGATCATCGGCGGCGGCGACGAGACGGTGGCGCCGTCGGACACCCCGACGCCGCTCGAGACGGCCGTCCCCGTGACCGACCCCAGCACCCTCGACCCCGCCTTCCTGCAGACGATCACGATCTCGGTGCTCAACGGCACCCCGACGCCCGGGCTCTCCAACATCGCGGCGGATCAGATCCGCGCCGCCGGCTGGCCCGACCCGAGTCGCGCCGGCGCCTCCAACACCGAAGAGCCGACGACCTTCGTCTACTACGGCAGCGCGGATGCGGAGGGTGTCGCGCGCGGCATCATGCAGCTCATCGGGGCCTCCGATGTGCGGCTCTCGGACGCGTTCCCGACCGCCACCATCACGGTCGTCCTGGGCGCCGACTACGTGCCTCCCGCGGCCGGCTGACCGCGCCTCCGGGCCCCAGATCGGCCCCCGTGTTACGCCGATGTTTAATCTGCGTTGAATCTTCGTCATGCGGGGTCGTTTTGGCCCTCCGGCGCCATTCCCCCTCGGTCGCGCTCGCTACCATCGCCCCTGTGCCGCCCCACGAAGGACGGGCCGGCACGGGCACACAGCAGGGAGCACGACCATGGCCAACGGAACCGTGAAGTGGTTCAACGCGGAAAAGGGCTTCGGATTCATCACCGTCGACGGCGGAGGCCAGGACGTCTTCGTCCACTTCTCCGCCATCGACATGCCGGGCTACAAGGTCCTCGAAGAGGGGCAGGCGGTGACCTTCGAGGTCGGCACCGGCGCCAAGGGCCCCCAGGCGGAATCCGTCCGCCCGGTCTGAGCACGGCTCGGGATGACGCGCCGCGGATGGCGGCGGCCGTGCGTTCGCCTCGCCCTAGCATGACCCCATGCAGCTGAGGGGGCGTCGCGGTCCGGCGGTCGCGGCGCTGGCCACGGCCGCGCTCGCGCTCGGCGGCTGCACGACGGCAGCCCCCATGCCGACCCCCGCGCCGAGCCCGTCGCCGAGCTACGTCTCCGACTACGAGACGCCCGCGCCGGTCGTCTACGCGCCGCTCACCGGCCTCCCCGCCGACCCCGCGGCCCTCGCCCACGCCTCGCTCGCCGCCAAGATCGACAACCACGAAGAGGCGCGACCCCAGGTCGGCCTCGAGGCGACCGACCTGCTGTTCGAGGAGCTCGTCGAGGGTGGACTCACCCGCTACGTCGCGGTCTGGCACTCGAACGTGCCCGCCGAGATCGGGCCGATCCGGTCGATCCGGCCGATGGATCCGGACATCATCTCGCCGTTCGGCGGGATCGTGGCCTACTCGGGCGGGCAGCAGCGATTCGTGGCGCTCATGCAGCAGACCAACGTCTACAACGCGATCCACGGGCAGTCCTCGACCGAGGCGGTCATGTACCGCACCAAGACCAAGGACGCCCCGCACAACGTGCTCGTCAAGGCGCCCGAGCTCATCGGGATGCACGCCGACATCGCGCCGCCGCCGCAGCAGTACGCCTATGCCGACACCGCATCGGGGTCGACGGCGGCCCGCGAAGGGCAGGCGGTCGCCGGCATCAACCTCGTGTTCGGCGCGCCCTCGCATCCCTCCTGGACCTTCGACGCGGCGAGCGGTCGCTGGCTGCGGTTCCAGAGCGGCGCCGCCGACCTCGACTCGCAGGGCGCGCAGCTCTCCGCGGTGAACGTCGTGGTCGTGCGCGTGCCGGTGTCGAACGACAAGGGCGTGCCGAAGACCGAGCTGATCGGCGGCGGTGAGGCGATCGTGCTCTCGGGAGGCAAGGCCGTGCACGCCACCTGGTCGAAGGGCGACCGCGTGGCCCCCATCCGGCTCGTCGACGACACCGGGGCGGTCATCCGGCTGGCGCCCGGCAACAGCTGGTTCGAGCTCGTGCCGGTCTCCGGTTCGGCCGAGCTCGTGCCCGCGGCCTGAGCCGTCACGCCCGCCGCGAACGCGCCTCGCCCCGGCTTGCACTCCCTCTAGGCGAGTGCCAGACTGATCTTTGGCACTCACCATCTCTGAGTGCCAACTCACTGTGGATCACGTCCGGGAGGGACGACACTTACCCATGGCAAAGATCATTGCTTTCAACGAGGACGCCCGTCGGGGCCTCGAGCGCGGCCTCAACACCCTGGCCGACGCCGTGAAGGTCACCCTCGGCCCGCGCGGTCGCAACGTCGTGCTCGAGAAGAAGTGGGGCGCCCCCACCATCACCAACGACGGCGTCTCCATCGCCAAGGAGATCGAACTCGACGACCCGTACGAGAAGATCGGTGCGGAGCTCGTCAAGGAGGTCGCCAAGAAGACCGACGACGTCGCCGGCGACGGTACGACCACCTCGGTCGTGCTCGCCCAGGCGCTCGTCCGTGAGGGCCTGCGCAACGTCGCGGCCGGCGCCGACCCGATCAGCCTCAAGCGCGGCATCGAGAAGGCCGTCGCGGCCGTCGAGGCCGAGCTGCGCGCGAGCGCCAAGGAGATCGAGACCAAGGAGGAGATCGCGGCCACCGCGTCCATCTCCGCCGCCGACCCCGAGATCGGCGCGCTCATCGCCGAGGCCATCGACAAGGTGGGCAAGGAGGGCGTCGTCACCGTCGAGGAGTCGAACACCTTCGGCACCACCCTCGAGCTCACCGAGGGCATGCGCTTCGACAAGGGCTACCTGTCGGCGTACTTCGTGACCGACCCGGAGCGCCAGGAGGCGGTCTTCGAGGACCCGT
The Protaetiibacter larvae DNA segment above includes these coding regions:
- a CDS encoding DsbA family protein, which translates into the protein MTYGESDRPEPGGSEARVAAKERARELRTQHKKQERRRRLTLQLSILGGSLVVLAVVAVTLITLNQAPDRGPLNMASDGIKIGADYKAVRTIGLKPEATPVASLTTTGDVIDIQLYVDYLCANCGTFEKNNVEQLRSWIESGAATVEIHPIALLTTKSAGTQYSLRAANAAACVAEYSPDSFFDFHDALFADQPEVGSEGLTDKQLIERATRAGVGNIAKVSTCIEKRRFSSWVQAATVRALNGPIANADIPAITTAPTVIVAGKQLVSTKTFDPQELAQAVIEASGEQFADEPTPAATPAPAP
- a CDS encoding nitroreductase family protein, coding for MRTRGSVAEAMLRRRSHSSVGDAAPSDKELRRAVEVAGTIADHAALRPWRVIALRGEARERLGRAIAEASGATGHDADKLAQKPLRAPLLLAVVVSPKRSAKVPDWEQEAVASGVAHALSLLLDDAGWGVMWRTGHYTRSGAVHRMHELDPDERLLGWLYVGAKPSRKSGRRSTADAKRHLTSL
- a CDS encoding DUF3048 domain-containing protein: MQLRGRRGPAVAALATAALALGGCTTAAPMPTPAPSPSPSYVSDYETPAPVVYAPLTGLPADPAALAHASLAAKIDNHEEARPQVGLEATDLLFEELVEGGLTRYVAVWHSNVPAEIGPIRSIRPMDPDIISPFGGIVAYSGGQQRFVALMQQTNVYNAIHGQSSTEAVMYRTKTKDAPHNVLVKAPELIGMHADIAPPPQQYAYADTASGSTAAREGQAVAGINLVFGAPSHPSWTFDAASGRWLRFQSGAADLDSQGAQLSAVNVVVVRVPVSNDKGVPKTELIGGGEAIVLSGGKAVHATWSKGDRVAPIRLVDDTGAVIRLAPGNSWFELVPVSGSAELVPAA
- a CDS encoding DUF2332 family protein translates to MTESTRAWYLRAARELAGTSPRQVEWCRAVADDACLLARLDSLPRPARQPSLLFAVAAWLGAPDAGAAEWTAWVLSRFDEVAAELPRRRVQTNEPARSIPVRVALGRIPGPIALIELGASAGLCLLVDDYRYRFRAPDGVHEQGTGGPVLEATVDARELVPAALPDIAWRAGIDLAPLDVRDPGHRRWLAASLPPDHPGRRERLAAALATAAAHPPRVVAGDALTALPALAAEAPAEATLVVASLGTAVYLPPADRERLLPLCTELGARAITFEARAAIPAVRDRWAALAADGRVDPAAGFVLALDGEPIAEGAPHGDRLLAVRTAVLPGAEESRAYDGGSPGVDPGSRGGGG
- a CDS encoding LytR C-terminal domain-containing protein, encoding MASFPRDQFDDVPRDIDRVGAHRAPRKRGRGWIRFGWAALATVALVVAGLFALSLYDPRFEIPIIGGGDETVAPSDTPTPLETAVPVTDPSTLDPAFLQTITISVLNGTPTPGLSNIAADQIRAAGWPDPSRAGASNTEEPTTFVYYGSADAEGVARGIMQLIGASDVRLSDAFPTATITVVLGADYVPPAAG
- a CDS encoding DUF3263 domain-containing protein, translating into MSTELGALEQRVLDFERDWSGRVGAKASAIRAEFDVAPARYYQMLSVILDSPTALRHDPLLVRRLQRVRDARATARASRALRIDTQDPIE
- the msrB gene encoding peptide-methionine (R)-S-oxide reductase MsrB, giving the protein MGYKVTKTDEQWREELGDDRYRVLRKAGTERAWTGELLDEHRAGLYTCAACGAELFKSGTKFDSGCGWPSFYDSVNPDAVELIEDRSLGMVRTEVRCANCGGHLGHVFDDGFGTPTGLRYCMNSLSLGFQAADADAPAES
- a CDS encoding cold-shock protein; the encoded protein is MANGTVKWFNAEKGFGFITVDGGGQDVFVHFSAIDMPGYKVLEEGQAVTFEVGTGAKGPQAESVRPV